One window from the genome of Pyrobaculum ferrireducens encodes:
- a CDS encoding nucleotidyltransferase domain-containing protein → MAFAFVFGSFVEGGPFRDVDVGIYLRKSLDVLEAYAYAEELSARLSKAVALPVDVVVLNFAPSWLRRRALKGLELFVKDELLWAAV, encoded by the coding sequence ATTGCATTCGCCTTTGTCTTTGGTAGCTTTGTCGAGGGAGGGCCTTTTAGAGATGTGGACGTCGGCATCTACTTGAGGAAATCTCTCGACGTGCTTGAGGCTTATGCATACGCGGAGGAGCTCTCAGCGAGGCTCTCCAAGGCCGTCGCCCTGCCCGTCGACGTCGTTGTACTAAACTTCGCCCCCAGCTGGCTGAGGAGGAGGGCGCTGAAGGGGCTGGAGCTGTTTGTAAAAGACGAGCTTCTCTGGGCCGCCGTGTGA
- a CDS encoding HEPN domain-containing protein, protein MREEALVWFREAVRDCLTAKMLLEAGVFHSSAFFSHQAAGKALKSLFFVLARKEPPKRHNLLELYRELWRYGVELSPQLVEGLAVVTKYYATSRYPDAAGGPPSELFTKREAEYALEVARELIKLASLTYGEEGC, encoded by the coding sequence ATGAGGGAGGAGGCTCTTGTCTGGTTTAGAGAGGCCGTTAGGGACTGCCTAACGGCGAAGATGTTGCTTGAGGCTGGTGTTTTCCACTCAAGCGCCTTTTTCTCCCACCAGGCGGCGGGAAAGGCTTTGAAGTCTCTTTTCTTCGTGCTGGCTAGGAAAGAGCCGCCTAAGCGGCACAACCTCCTAGAGCTGTACAGAGAGCTTTGGCGGTACGGAGTGGAGCTCTCCCCCCAGCTAGTGGAGGGCCTCGCCGTGGTGACTAAGTACTACGCCACCTCCCGCTACCCAGACGCCGCAGGCGGTCCTCCCTCTGAGCTCTTCACGAAGAGAGAGGCTGAATACGCCCTTGAGGTTGCGAGAGAGTTGATAAAGCTGGCGTCTCTGACTTATGGAGAAGAGGGTTGTTGA
- a CDS encoding nucleotidyltransferase domain-containing protein yields the protein MEKRVVDAVQRFVEELRREGIEVEAVYLFGSWARGDWLVDSDVDLVIVSPHFRGVPWLKRLEMLARIEARLDLPLSLDVLPYTPEELEKAKSAVLRDASRYWRRVV from the coding sequence ATGGAGAAGAGGGTTGTTGACGCGGTCCAGAGGTTTGTTGAGGAGCTGAGGAGGGAGGGCATCGAGGTTGAGGCAGTCTACCTCTTCGGCTCCTGGGCGCGGGGGGACTGGCTTGTCGACAGCGACGTGGATTTGGTAATTGTGTCACCCCACTTCAGAGGCGTGCCCTGGCTCAAGAGGCTGGAGATGCTGGCTAGGATAGAGGCGCGGCTCGACCTTCCGTTGAGCCTAGACGTGTTACCCTACACGCCGGAGGAGTTGGAAAAAGCCAAATCCGCCGTCTTAAGAGACGCCTCGCGTTACTGGAGGCGTGTAGTATAG